One Salvia splendens isolate huo1 chromosome 22, SspV2, whole genome shotgun sequence DNA segment encodes these proteins:
- the LOC121785786 gene encoding telomere length regulation protein TEL2 homolog isoform X2: MNGLNIQLRDTCKLPVYHEFVAFSSSQHDIQSVETSFKEWDLKFVDESDVAYNNHMNGVILFIGEAFARISRRGSTDIMLREMIPKILEQVRSVLSSTSDLASSEIFESRPGFRFWLKIIEAVNDSHSVERIAEELLRQLATQKVNEVEGYWILWMLFSRIYKHPSVRFTFMEKFLLWKVFPTCCLIWIIHFAVLECPPQSASSKSYNARSLSDAVHNLIVAWSRREFVQSSSTEQQIYVTAALGLCLQQMTKEDLDATKDALHLILQGISCRLENPVYLIRKMASSIALVFSKIIDPNNPLYLDDSCQDETIDWDFGLATPREVSATAIVLGEEKTQERESSSNQIAGNEIQKSGEKGVHVSKSRKNKESAFNIIDPDEIIDPAELNNEHTLQEGSDYESDDSETSSASSLQPYDLTDDDADLKRKFTQLVDVVGALRKSDDAEGVEKALDVAEKLIRASPDELKYLAGDLGKALVQVRCFESTVEGEEDSAEERRQKALVGLIATRPLESLESMHKLLYSPNVDTSQRIMILDVMTDAAQELANTRILKSEHRPATLISSSNQPWFTPRNDGPPGAGSWKEISSTETPLNWSYSYERELPSKSSQTRKGKTQRWSLKHPTHDSQLEWSQNSFPQYAAVFMLPAMQGHDQKRHGVDLLGRDFVVLGKLIHTLGVCIKCAAMHPEASVLAAPLLDMLRSREISHHAEAYVRRSVLFTASCILVALHPSFVASAVAEGNIETSEGLDWIHRWALKVAESDTDRDCHTLAVGCLQLHAEMALQASRALESSSSTTAQGITLFPVTSNTTIKIPFLNS, translated from the exons ATGAACGGATTGAATATACAGCTGCGTGACACCTGCAAGCTACCAGTATATCATGAATTTGTAGCTTTCTCATCAAGCCAACATGATATACAGAGTGTTGAAACATCATTTAAG GAATGGGATTTGAAGTTTGTAGATGAGTCAGATGTTGCATATAACAACCATATGAATGGCGTTATACTTTTTATTGGAGAAGCATTTGCCCGCATTAGTCGTCGGGGATCTACTG ATATCATGTTAAGGGAGATGATTCCAAAGATCCTAGAACAAGTCCGAAGTGTCTTGTCATCAACATCTGATCTTGCCTCAAGTGAAATATTTGAGTCAAGACCTGGTTTTCGCTTCTGGCTGAAGATTATTGAGGCAGTAAATGATTCTCATTCAGTGGAGAGAATAGCTGAAGAACTCTTGCGTCAACTGGCTACTCAAAAAGTTAACGAGGTTGAAGGGTACTGGATTTTGTGGATGCTTTTTAGCCGAATCTACAAACACCCATCTGTCAG ATTCACTTTTATGGAGAAGTTTTTGCTGTGGAAAGTATTTCCCACCTGTTGCTTGATATGGATTATTCACTTTGCTGTGCTTGAATGTCCCCCTCAAAGTGCTTCATCAAAATCTTATAATGCTCGAAGTCTGTCGGATGCAGTGCACAATCTTATAGTAGCATGGTCTAGAAGAGAGTTTGTCCAATCATCGTCAACTGAGCAACAAATTT ATGTAACTGCTGCTTTAGGTCTTTGCCTGCAGCAGATGACTAAAGAAGATCTAGATGCAACGAAAGATGCATTGCACTTAATTCTTCAGGGAATTAGTT GTAGATTGGAGAACCCTGTATATTTGATTCGAAAAATGGCAAGCAGTATTGCTTTAGTATTTTCAAAGATTATAGACCCCAATAATCCTTTGTATCTAGACGATAGTTGTCAGGATGAAACCATTGACTGGGACTTTGGTTTAGCAACCCCAAGAGAGGTCTCTGCCACTGCAATAGTGCTTGGTGAAGAAAAGACTCAAGAAAGAGAAAGCTCTTCTAACCAAATAGCAGGAAATGAAATTCAAAAGAGTGGAGAAAAGGGGGTTCATGTCTCTAAATCTCGGAAGAACAAGGAATCAGCGTTTAATATAATTGACCCAGATGAGATTATTGATCCTGCAGAACTAAATAATGAACACACCCTTCAAGAAGGGAGTGACTACGAAAGTGATGACTCTGAGACATCTAGCGCCTCATCATTACAACCCTACGACTTGACTGATGATGATGCAGATCTGAAAAGAAAGTTTACGCAGTTGGTAGATGTAGTTGGAGCATTAAGAAAATCAGATGATGCTGAGGGT GTTGAAAAGGCCCTTGATGTTGCTGAGAAGCTCATTCGTGCATCACCAGATGAGCTTAAATATCTCGCCGGTGATCTGGGTAAAGCTCTTGTGCAGGTTCGTTGCTTTGAGTCCACTGTCGAAGGAGAAGAAGATTCAGCAGAAGAAAGAAGACAGAAGGCCCTGGTGGGTTTAATTGCCACAAGACCTCTCGAGTCTCTTGAAAGCATGCACAAATTGCTTTATTCACCTAATGTAGACACCAGTCAGCGGATAATGATCTTGGATGTAATGACTGATGCAGCTCAGGAGCTTGCAAATACCAGAATTTTGAAATCAGAACATCGACCTGCGACTCTCATATCCTCCTCAAACCAACCATGGTTCACACCAAGAAATGATGGTCCTCCCGGGGCAGGGTCTTGGAAAGAGATTTCTTCAACAGAAACTCCTCTAAACTGGTCTTATTCTTATGAAAGAGAGTTACCATCAAAATCAAGTCAGACTAGGAAGGGGAAGACACAGCGATGGAGCCTCAAACACCCAACACATGACAGCCAGTTGGAATGGTCTCAAAATAGTTTTCCTCAATATGCTGCAGTATTTATGCTCCCGGCCATGCAGGGGCACGATCAAAAGAGACACGGGGTTGATTTACTAGGAAGGGATTTCGTTGTCCTCGGTAAACTCATCCACACGCTTGGTGTTTGTATAAAATGTGCAGCAATGCACCCCGAAGCCTCTGTTCTAGCCGCCCCTCTTCTGGACATGTTAAGATCCAG GGAGATATCTCATCATGCAGAAGCATATGTGAGGAGGTCTGTCCTTTTCACAGCGTCGTGTATTCTAGTGGCCCTCCATCCCTCGTTCGTTGCCTCTGCAGTGGCTGAAGGAAATATTGAAACCTCAGAAGGGCTCGACTGGATACACAGATGGGCACTAAAAGTAGCCGAGTCAGATACAGACAGAGACTGCCACACG CTTGCGGTGGGATGTTTACAACTGCATGCAGAGATGGCTCTGCAAGCTTCTCGAGCACTTGAATCCTCCTCATCAACAACTGCCCAAGGCATTACTCTGTTTCCAGTTACTTCCAACACTACCATTAAGATTCCCTTCTTAAACTCATAA
- the LOC121788084 gene encoding nucleoside diphosphate kinase 2, chloroplastic-like gives MDSAVAVFGGATLTPSISSSLATNVRFSHLSLRRPSRRTSHLSAFQSTSPLFTHSSSLNCSAKPYIFLPHLVASLEVEETYIMIKPDGVQRGLVGEIISRFEKKGFKLTGLKLFECPKELAEEHYMDLRERSFFPKLISYITSGPVVCMAWEGVGVVDSARKLIGATNPLNAMPGTIRGDLAVQTGRNVVHGSDSPENGIRELALWFKEGELCKWTPTIDPWLNEIND, from the exons ATGGATTCTGCTGTAGCTGTGTTTGGTGGAGCAACGCTCACTCCTTCCATTTCTTCCTCACTCGCCACAAATGTTCGCTTCTCCCACCTATCTCTCCGCCGCCCTAGCCGCCGCACTTCCCACCTCTCCGCCTTCCAGTCCACCTCTCCTCTCTTCACACACTCCTCGTCTCTCAACTGCTCCGCAAAACCCTACATCTTCCTCCCCCACTTAGTTGCCTCTCTG GAAGTGGAAGAGACTTATATTATGATTAAGCCAGATGGTGTTCAACGTGGTCTG GTTGGAGAGATAATTTCCAGATTTGAGAAGAAGGGGTTTAAATTGACCGGATTGAAACTATTTGAATGCCCCAAAGAACTTGCAGAG GAACATTATATGGATCTGCGGGAAAGATCCTTTTTCCCTAAACTTATCAGCTACATTACATCTGGTCCTGTTGTGTGTATG GCATGGGAGGGTGTGGGTGTCGTTGACTCTGCGCGTAAGTTAATTGGAGCTACGAATCCTCTAAATGCTATGCCAGGCACAATTAGAGGGGATCTTGCTGTTCAAACTGGAAG GAATGTGGTCCATGGAAGTGATAGTCCTGAGAATGGCATACGTGAACTAG CTTTGTGGTTCAAAGAAGGAGAACTATGCAAATGGACACCAACGATAGACCCTTGGTTGAATGAAATCAATGACTAG
- the LOC121785786 gene encoding telomere length regulation protein TEL2 homolog isoform X1, with product MAIEGEESPRKKRAELERRVLERVEHVISSIDDAKHVDQVIIALHSLAVCLFPLNPDSVSGSVDEKYRDELGAVEIPSQDEKAEWWRVFYKGSGFRVFSRVLLYDVASNWLACFPASARKHVYDAFFVDGCATEIVHVVVPCLQPGESGSYGSTAVISNAERLLVICLLDNDLVCQMTREFAGNCHFEDLSHEQVKKAISATSQLITSIPDKARREAPASLTPRLFFKNLTSQLLHGVEEWDLKFVDESDVAYNNHMNGVILFIGEAFARISRRGSTDIMLREMIPKILEQVRSVLSSTSDLASSEIFESRPGFRFWLKIIEAVNDSHSVERIAEELLRQLATQKVNEVEGYWILWMLFSRIYKHPSVRFTFMEKFLLWKVFPTCCLIWIIHFAVLECPPQSASSKSYNARSLSDAVHNLIVAWSRREFVQSSSTEQQIYVTAALGLCLQQMTKEDLDATKDALHLILQGISCRLENPVYLIRKMASSIALVFSKIIDPNNPLYLDDSCQDETIDWDFGLATPREVSATAIVLGEEKTQERESSSNQIAGNEIQKSGEKGVHVSKSRKNKESAFNIIDPDEIIDPAELNNEHTLQEGSDYESDDSETSSASSLQPYDLTDDDADLKRKFTQLVDVVGALRKSDDAEGVEKALDVAEKLIRASPDELKYLAGDLGKALVQVRCFESTVEGEEDSAEERRQKALVGLIATRPLESLESMHKLLYSPNVDTSQRIMILDVMTDAAQELANTRILKSEHRPATLISSSNQPWFTPRNDGPPGAGSWKEISSTETPLNWSYSYERELPSKSSQTRKGKTQRWSLKHPTHDSQLEWSQNSFPQYAAVFMLPAMQGHDQKRHGVDLLGRDFVVLGKLIHTLGVCIKCAAMHPEASVLAAPLLDMLRSREISHHAEAYVRRSVLFTASCILVALHPSFVASAVAEGNIETSEGLDWIHRWALKVAESDTDRDCHTLAVGCLQLHAEMALQASRALESSSSTTAQGITLFPVTSNTTIKIPFLNS from the exons ATGGCTATTGAAGGAGAAGAATCACCCCGGAAGAAAAGGGCAGAACTTGAGAGAAGAGTACTGGAGAGAGTGGAACACGTAATCTCCTCCATTGATGACGCCAAGCACGTCGACCAAGTCATCATAGCTCTCCACTCTCTGGCCGTCTGCCTATTCCCCCTCAATCCCGATTCTGTTTCAG GTAGTGTTGATGAGAAATATCGAGACGAG TTGGGGGCTGTGGAGATTCCTAGCCAAGATGAGAAAGCTGAATGGTGGCGTGTATTCTATAAAGGATCTGGGTTCCGTGTATTTTCTAGAGTTTTGTTGTATG ATGTTGCTTCCAACTGGCTAGCCTGCTTTCCCGCCTCCGCAAGGAAGCATGTATATGATGCATTCTTTGTAGATGGGTGTGCCACTGAGATAGTTCATGTGGTGGTTCCTTGTCTTCAGCCTGGTGAAAGTGGCAGTTATGGTTCAACTGCTGTGATCTCGAACGCAGAAAG ATTACTTGTGATTTGCCTGCTGGACAATGATTTGGTATGTCAGATGACTAGAGAGTTTGCTGGTAATTGTCACTTTGAAGACCTCAGCCATGAACAAGTAAAGAAGGCCATTTCTGCAACCTCACAGCTGATTACATCTATTCCAGACAAAGCAAGACGAGAAGCTCCAGCTTCACTCACCCCACG tTTGTTCTTCAAAAACCTAACCAGTCAACTTCTCCATGGTGTGGAGGAATGGGATTTGAAGTTTGTAGATGAGTCAGATGTTGCATATAACAACCATATGAATGGCGTTATACTTTTTATTGGAGAAGCATTTGCCCGCATTAGTCGTCGGGGATCTACTG ATATCATGTTAAGGGAGATGATTCCAAAGATCCTAGAACAAGTCCGAAGTGTCTTGTCATCAACATCTGATCTTGCCTCAAGTGAAATATTTGAGTCAAGACCTGGTTTTCGCTTCTGGCTGAAGATTATTGAGGCAGTAAATGATTCTCATTCAGTGGAGAGAATAGCTGAAGAACTCTTGCGTCAACTGGCTACTCAAAAAGTTAACGAGGTTGAAGGGTACTGGATTTTGTGGATGCTTTTTAGCCGAATCTACAAACACCCATCTGTCAG ATTCACTTTTATGGAGAAGTTTTTGCTGTGGAAAGTATTTCCCACCTGTTGCTTGATATGGATTATTCACTTTGCTGTGCTTGAATGTCCCCCTCAAAGTGCTTCATCAAAATCTTATAATGCTCGAAGTCTGTCGGATGCAGTGCACAATCTTATAGTAGCATGGTCTAGAAGAGAGTTTGTCCAATCATCGTCAACTGAGCAACAAATTT ATGTAACTGCTGCTTTAGGTCTTTGCCTGCAGCAGATGACTAAAGAAGATCTAGATGCAACGAAAGATGCATTGCACTTAATTCTTCAGGGAATTAGTT GTAGATTGGAGAACCCTGTATATTTGATTCGAAAAATGGCAAGCAGTATTGCTTTAGTATTTTCAAAGATTATAGACCCCAATAATCCTTTGTATCTAGACGATAGTTGTCAGGATGAAACCATTGACTGGGACTTTGGTTTAGCAACCCCAAGAGAGGTCTCTGCCACTGCAATAGTGCTTGGTGAAGAAAAGACTCAAGAAAGAGAAAGCTCTTCTAACCAAATAGCAGGAAATGAAATTCAAAAGAGTGGAGAAAAGGGGGTTCATGTCTCTAAATCTCGGAAGAACAAGGAATCAGCGTTTAATATAATTGACCCAGATGAGATTATTGATCCTGCAGAACTAAATAATGAACACACCCTTCAAGAAGGGAGTGACTACGAAAGTGATGACTCTGAGACATCTAGCGCCTCATCATTACAACCCTACGACTTGACTGATGATGATGCAGATCTGAAAAGAAAGTTTACGCAGTTGGTAGATGTAGTTGGAGCATTAAGAAAATCAGATGATGCTGAGGGT GTTGAAAAGGCCCTTGATGTTGCTGAGAAGCTCATTCGTGCATCACCAGATGAGCTTAAATATCTCGCCGGTGATCTGGGTAAAGCTCTTGTGCAGGTTCGTTGCTTTGAGTCCACTGTCGAAGGAGAAGAAGATTCAGCAGAAGAAAGAAGACAGAAGGCCCTGGTGGGTTTAATTGCCACAAGACCTCTCGAGTCTCTTGAAAGCATGCACAAATTGCTTTATTCACCTAATGTAGACACCAGTCAGCGGATAATGATCTTGGATGTAATGACTGATGCAGCTCAGGAGCTTGCAAATACCAGAATTTTGAAATCAGAACATCGACCTGCGACTCTCATATCCTCCTCAAACCAACCATGGTTCACACCAAGAAATGATGGTCCTCCCGGGGCAGGGTCTTGGAAAGAGATTTCTTCAACAGAAACTCCTCTAAACTGGTCTTATTCTTATGAAAGAGAGTTACCATCAAAATCAAGTCAGACTAGGAAGGGGAAGACACAGCGATGGAGCCTCAAACACCCAACACATGACAGCCAGTTGGAATGGTCTCAAAATAGTTTTCCTCAATATGCTGCAGTATTTATGCTCCCGGCCATGCAGGGGCACGATCAAAAGAGACACGGGGTTGATTTACTAGGAAGGGATTTCGTTGTCCTCGGTAAACTCATCCACACGCTTGGTGTTTGTATAAAATGTGCAGCAATGCACCCCGAAGCCTCTGTTCTAGCCGCCCCTCTTCTGGACATGTTAAGATCCAG GGAGATATCTCATCATGCAGAAGCATATGTGAGGAGGTCTGTCCTTTTCACAGCGTCGTGTATTCTAGTGGCCCTCCATCCCTCGTTCGTTGCCTCTGCAGTGGCTGAAGGAAATATTGAAACCTCAGAAGGGCTCGACTGGATACACAGATGGGCACTAAAAGTAGCCGAGTCAGATACAGACAGAGACTGCCACACG CTTGCGGTGGGATGTTTACAACTGCATGCAGAGATGGCTCTGCAAGCTTCTCGAGCACTTGAATCCTCCTCATCAACAACTGCCCAAGGCATTACTCTGTTTCCAGTTACTTCCAACACTACCATTAAGATTCCCTTCTTAAACTCATAA
- the LOC121786325 gene encoding 26S proteasome non-ATPase regulatory subunit 6 homolog, with amino-acid sequence MEGEEGVQQPQLVLANNLFLLTQNDVDDIEKVRLRDEVFNFIVANDMAPLYETLVASKVLDLDQKALDSMRSKIDDELKKLEEKIADAEENLGESEVREAHLAKSLFYIRIGDKEKALEQLKITEGKTVAVGQKMDLVFHTLQIGFFHMDFDLISKSIDKAKKLFEEGGDWERKNRLKVYEGLYCMSTRNFKKAADLFLDSISTFTTYELFPYDTFIFYTGLTSIISLDRVSLKQKVVDAPEILTVIGKIPYLSDFLNSLYDCLYKSFFTAFAGLTEHIKLDRYLHPHFRYYMREIRTVVYSQFLESYKSVTIEAMAKSFGVTVDFIDIELSRFIAAGKLHCKIDKVAGVLETNRPDAKNALYQSTIKQGDFLLNRIQKLSRVIDL; translated from the exons ATGGAAGGCGAAGAAGGTGTTCAGCAGCCGCAGCTTGTGCTGGCGAACAATCTATTCCTTCTCACTCAGAATGACGTCGATGATATCGAAAAAGTCCGCCTCCGTGATGAGGTCTTCAACTTTATCGTCGCCAACG ATATGGCGCCGTTGTACGAAACCCTAGTTGCAAGCAAGGTTTTGGATTTGGATCAGAAGGCACTGGACTCGATGCGCTCCAAGATCGATGATGAGCTGAAGAAGCTCGAAGAGAA GATCGCTGACGCAGAGGAGAACTTGGGTGAAAGTGAAGTTAGGGAAGCTCATTTGGCCAAATCATTGTTTTACATTCGAATTGGCGACAAG GAAAAGGCACTTGAACAACTTAAAATAACAGAGGGCAAGACTGTTGCAGTTggacagaagatggatttggtATTCCACACGCTACAGATTGGTTTTTTTCACATGGACTTTGATCTTATCTCCAAAAGCATTGACAAAGCTAAGAA GTTGTTTGAAGAGGGTGGTGATTGGGAGAGGAAGAACCGGTTGAAGGTGTATGAGGGTTTATATTGCATGTCCACTCGCAACTTCAAAAAAGCAGCTGATCTCTTCCTTGATTCTATTTCGACTTTCACAACTTATGAGCTCTTCCCCTATGACACCTTCATATTTTATACTGGCCTTACGAGCATCATATCATTGGATAGAGTTTCACTAAAACAAAAG GTGGTGGATGCCCCAGAGATCCTGACCGTCATTGGCAAAATCCCATACTTATCAGACTTTCTAAACTCTTTATACGATTGCCTGTATAAATCATTCTTTACCGCATTTG CTGGCTTGACTGAGCACATTAAGTTGGACCGCTATTTGCACCCGCACTTCCGTTACTACATGAGGGAGATCAGAACTGTTGTGTACTCACAGTTCTTGGAATCATACAAGAGTGTAACCATTGAAGCAATGGCAAAATCATTTGGTGTGACAGTGGATTTCATTGATAT CGAGCTGTCTCGCTTCATTGCAGCAGGGAAGCTACATTGCAAGATAGACAAAGTTGCAGGGGTGTTGGAAACCAACCGTCCCGATGCAAAGAATGCTCTCTACCAGTCTACCATCAAGCAAGGCGATTTCCTGCTGAACCGCATCCAGAAGCTGTCGCGTGTGATTGATCTTTGA
- the LOC121786193 gene encoding uncharacterized protein slr0889-like — protein MRLSATLCNNPHIPTPQKNPSLRDAVYIYIYRRTWQQKRSKFNPKITMLPLDFNEFREKVSTQFRPWQRSFQFWVRAVDIYTGYKVFQVRVNFERDAAKREVMWENQHQLAADKIYNMCADLGGFFLKVAQIIGKPDLAPAAWVKRLVTLCDQAPPTPYNVVKVVVEKDLGRSIDELFDRFDIDPLGSASIAQVHRARLKGDKTDVVVKVQHPGVQDLMMTDIRNLQAFALYMQKTDIRFDLYSVTKEMETQIGYEFNFLREADAMEKIRHFLYENNKKSPVSVPRLIGNMNTRRVLVMEYIDGIPILRLGDEIAKRGINPEGKVAAAAKQNILKSLTLAYGQMILKSGFFHADPHPGNILICRGSQVALLDYGQVKDLPNQLRLGYASLVLALADNDPIRASESYRELGIDTLSNCKDEQTELFRLAQTMFDTKLPPGVTMLQPFAEESSIKKIGVEAFPEELFSVLRTVHLLRGLSVGLGINYSCAEQWRPIAEEALYRAGRLTEKDLKTTLMRKRGFFRGLFGR, from the exons ATGCGACTGTCAGCAACCTTATGTAATAATCCCCACATTCCCACGCCACAAAAAAACCCATCATTAAGAGACgccgtatatatatatatatataggaggaCCTGGCAACAAAAGAGGAgcaaatttaatcccaaaatcactATGCTTCCTCTTGATTTTAACGAATTTCGCGAAAAGGTTTCCACTCAGTTCAGACCCTGGCAGCGCTCATTCCAATTCTGGGTTCGAGCTGTTGATATCTACACTGGTTACAAG GTGTTTCAAGTGCGAGTAAATTTTGAGAGAGATGCGGCGAAGAGGGAGGTAATGTGGGAGAATCAGCACCAGCTTGCTGCTGATAAGATATACAATATGTGTGCTGATCTCGGCGGTTTTTTTCTTAAG GTGGCTCAAATTATTGGGAAGCCAGACTTGGCTCCGGCAGCCTGGGTGAAAAGGCTAGTCACGCTGTGCGATCAGGCCCCACCTACTCCGTACAATGTGGTCAAGGTTGTGGTGGAGAAGGATTTGGGTCGAAGTATTGATGAACTGTTTGATAGATTTGATATCGATCCTCTTGGTTCTGCATCAATTGCACAG GTCCACAGAGCAAGACTAAAAGGTGATAAAACTGATGTCGTTGTAAAG GTTCAGCATCCTGGTGTGCAGGATCTGATGATGACTGATATTCGCAATCTGCAAGCTTTCGCCTTATACATGCAAAAGACAGATATAAGATTTGATCTGTACTCTGTAACTAAAGAAATGGAAACACAG ATTGGATATGAGTTCAATTTTCTGAGGGAAGCAGATGCGATGGAGAAAATTCGCCATTTCCTATATGAAAATAACAAAAAGTCCCCAGTTTCAGTGCCTCGATTGATTGGGAATATGAACACAAG GAGGGTTCTGGTAATGGAATATATTGATGGAATCCCGATTCTGAGGCTTGGAGATGAGATAGCAAAAAGAGGCATAAATCCTGAGGGTAAGGTAGCGGCAGCAGCAAAGCA GAACATCCTAAAAAGCTTGACTCTGGCTTATGGACAAATGATATTGAAGAGTGGGTTCTTTCACGCAGATCCTCATCCTGggaatattttaatttgtagaGGTTCTCAG GTGGCGTTGCTTGATTATGGGCAAGTGAAGGATCTTCCTAATCAATTAAGATTAGGATATGCTAGCCTGGTGCTTGCTCTTGCAGATAATGATCCAATCAGGGCATCAGAAAGCTACAG GGAGCTCGGTATAGACACCTTAAGCAACTGTAAGGATGAGCAAACGGAGTTGTTTAGATTGGCTCAAACTATGTTTGATACAAAGCTACCACCTGGTGTAACTATGTTGCAACCATTTGCAGAAGAATCTTCGATTAAAAAAATTGGCGTTGAG GCTTTCCCAGAAGAACTATTCTCTGTTCTTCGCACGGTGCATTTGTTGAGGGGGCTTAGCGTTGGGCTTGGAATCAACTACTCGTGCGCTGAGCAGTGGAGACCCATCGCAGAAGAAGCTCTATATCGTGCTGGGCGACTAACAG AGAAGGACCTCAAAACAACTTTGATGCGAAAACGTGGTTTTTTCAGAGGATTGTTTGGGAGATAG